In Tachypleus tridentatus isolate NWPU-2018 chromosome 7, ASM421037v1, whole genome shotgun sequence, a genomic segment contains:
- the LOC143255018 gene encoding beta-1,4-galactosyltransferase galt-1-like: MNCRRCFIKYRAAKRQRWLLNCSCWSYFVKMLFSLLLLCCGSYIWMLVLTSTIVDQQNVADFSKNGLHGETMGGSWLKSPSVRVTKSLANQSEDRLYTIKNSKRLYVNIWNTHVDQWQRANMVSAPYKLMVYSAYLDKRNPHAPTVVVIGATLIKGGLKVYCKLQFSHKKPVLVAAYKRVINEHWNLKYSACFFYCALRKGDPKPLNVSVADNSQFKAAAILTVYDNKEDNESPRGRIALCVKPLHYSYDRATWFIEFVELHRLLGVEHFFLYNHSMGHSVERAVMVYKQLGVVSLLPWNLEIQSQKEIRTEGLFAALNDCLYRSMCLFKYVLMLDLDEFIIPSGNVTYETFLADITKLKRGPYQPSSFVFQNVFFYLYWDNDTSAYNEKPETPPANIPYLLTQYKTRRLKYPMKHGSRSKFIVVPERVLEVGNHVVWRVVPRSQNIKVPFSKASLHHYRICENGGHRCLKQPSVVDRTALRFNSTLLSRVQYICHRSFVNVNTCPVVPPLGSEW; encoded by the exons ATGAATTGTCGTCGTTGTTTCATTAAATACAGAGCTGCTAAACGCCAAAGATGGTTGCTAAATTGTAGTTGCTGGTCTTATTTTGTTAAGATGCTGTTTTCGCTCCTCCTTTTGTGTTGTGGATCTTATATCTGGATGTTAGTTTTGACTTCAACCATCGTAGATCAACAGAATGTTGCAGACTTCAGTAAAAATGGACTTCATGGAGAAACGATGGGAGGGAGCTGGTTAAAAAGTCCGTCAGTAAGAGTCACCAAATCTTTAGCTAATCAGAGCGAGGATAGGCTATATACAATTAAGAATTCGAAACGTCTCTATGTGAACATTTGGAACACTCACGTAGATCAGTGGCAGCGAGCGAATATGGTTTCGGCTCCTTACAAACTAATGGTATATTCTGCTTATTTGGACAAGAGGAACCCACATGCACCGACTGTCGTAGTCATCGGAGCTACGCTAATCAAAGGTGGTCTGAAAGTGTACTGTAAACTTCAGTTCTCTCATAAAAAGCCAGTTCTAGTAGCAGCTTATAAAAGGGTCATAAATGAACACTGGAACCTCAAATACTCTGCTTGCTTCTTCTACTGCGCACTACGTAAAGGTGACCCAAAACCACTCAATGTTTCTGTCGCTGACAACAGTCAGTTTAAAGCTGCTGCCATTCTGACAGTTTATGACAATAAGGAAGACAATGAGTCACCTCGTGGAAGAATAGCGTTGTGCGTGAAGCCCTTGCATTATTCTTACGATAGAGCTACATGGTTTATAGAGTTCGTAGAGCTTCATCGGCTTCTGGGAGTAGAACACTTTTTTCTCTATAACCATTCAATGGGTCATTCAGTAGAGCGTGCCGTGATGGTCTACAAACAGCTGGGAGTTGTATCACTTCTGCCATGGAACTTGGAAATTCAATCTCAGAAAGAAATCCGAACAGAAGGGCTTTTCGCTGCGCTCAACGACTGCCTCTACAGGTCAATGTGTCTTTTTAAGTACGTTCTTATGTTGGATTTGGACGAGTTCATCATTCCAAGTGGAAACGTCACATACGAGACCTTCCTTGCGGATATTACAAAGCTCAAACGAGGGCCATACCAACCGAGCAGTTTCGTGTTTCAAAACGTGTTTTTCTATTTGTACTGGGATAATGACACTTCGGCTTATAACGAAAAGCCGGAGACACCCCCGGCAAATATTCCGTACCTCTTGACACAGTACAAAACGAGACGACTGAAGTATCCGATGAAACATGGAAGCAGGTCAAAATTTATTGTTGTTCCAGAAAGAGTACTGGAAGTAGGAAACCACGTTGTCTGGAGAGTCGTCCCAC GTTCGCAAAACATCAAGGTACCATTTTCCAAAGCTAGTCTTCACCATTATCGGATATGCGAAAACGGCGGACACCGATGTCTGAAGCAACCTTCTGTTGTTGATAGGACAGCCTTACGCTTTAACTCCACATTGTTATCACGTGTGCAATACATCTGTCACCGAAGTTTCGTAAACGTTAACACGTGCCCTGTTGTACCACCTCTCGGAAGTGAATGGTAG
- the LOC143255023 gene encoding uncharacterized protein LOC143255023 has translation MPVRRRIHLDKMAGISRINDRRNKSFYFVLMFMLFFLSILFTEIFFVEENSSTEFSLFERLRWKKDMNKEIVLPSHLARELARVITDTVQEDLDVVVNLYYDSQQDFMAEDEELPGSKLVDHWQPVRGTKDKFFVFSAYLDTRRVRLVRVIAAARTRTADKVICKFWFTDGYPPKTVHAFNKLIQENWNLKYSAYFVLCPLSNGLSALPERVSIISSENAETTNWLVVHNNKRNSTSSHGIAVCVKPMHYSYNKLLNFIEFIELNRIFGAEHYILYNNTIGRDVACVMRQYMANGIMTVLPWKLDMLSQKEIRTEGLFAALNDCLYRTMYRFRFVLMIDFDEFIVPHKSESLTEMLEVLTKNKPLKTGAYSFQNSFFYLPWPKDPKSKSLPLPLVTLERTTRKLKFHPHKQRSKCIMLPERVVEMGNHFVWEFLPGRAMVNIPSDIGFLHHYRICEFGGNDCVNTTSVVDRRIYRWKDQLVQAVQARLRNWEFVCNFSTVSSDININISH, from the coding sequence atgcCTGTTCGGAGAAGGATTCATTTAGACAAAATGGCGGGTATCAGTCGTATAAACGATAGGAGAAACAAgtcattttactttgttttgatgtttatgcTTTTTTTTCTTAGTATTCTCTTTACCGAAATATTTTTCGTTGAAGAGAACTCCTCCACGGAATTTAGCTTGTTTGAAAGGCTGAGGTGGAAGAAAGACATGAATAAAGAGATAGTGCTGCCCTCTCACCTGGCACGAGAGCTTGCACGAGTCATAACTGATACTGTACAGGAAGATTTGGACGTCGTTGTGAATCTATACTATGATTCTCAACAAGATTTTATGGCAGAGGATGAAGAATTACCTGGGAGTAAACTTGTCGACCACTGGCAACCGGTTAGGGGTACGAAAGATAAATTCTTTGTTTTCTCAGCCTATTTAGATACTCGAAGAGTTCGTTTAGTTCGAGTAATCGCAGCCGCACGAACGCGAACAGCGGATAAAGTAATATGTAAGTTTTGGTTTACAGATGGTTATCCTCCCAAAACTGTTCATGCATTTAACAAGTTAATACAAGAAAACTGGAACTTGAAGTACAGTGCTTATTTTGTGCTGTGTCCGTTAAGTAATGGTCTTTCCGCATTGCCAGAAAGGGTGTCCATAATTAGTTCAGAAAACGCTGAAACTACGAACTGGCTGGTTGtacataacaataaaagaaactcCACTTCCTCTCACGGAATAGCAGTTTGTGTGAAGCccatgcattacagttacaacaaacTGTTGAACTTTATCGAATTTATTGAATTAAACAGGATTTTTGGCGctgaacattatattttatataataacacaatCGGTCGTGACGTTGCGTGTGTTATGCGACAATATATGGCAAACGGAATTATGACTGTTCTTCCTTGGAAACTAGACATGTTGTCCCAGAAGGAGATCCGGACAGAGGGCTTGTTCGCTGCTCTAAACGACTGTTTGTACAGAACGATGTATAGGTTTCGGTTCGTCTTAATGATCGATTTTGATGAATTCATTGTTCCTCACAAGAGCGAATCCCTCACCGAAATGCTGGAAgttcttactaaaaacaaacctCTGAAAACAGGTGCTTATTCTTTCCAAAACTCTTTCTTTTATCTTCCGTGGCCTAAAGATCCTAAGTCCAAAAGTCTGCCTCTTCCATTGGTAACGCTAGAAAGAACTACTCGGAAACTGAAGTTTCACCCTCACAAGCAGCGCTCCAAGTGTATCATGCTTCCAGAACGAGTGGTAGAAATGGGTAACCATTTCGTGTGGGAATTTCTCCCAGGTCGGGCCATGGTCAACATTCCCTCGGACATTGGATTTCTACATCACTACCGAATCTGTGAGTTCGGAGGAAACGACTGTGTCAACACGACGTCCGTGGTGGACCGCAGGATTTATCGTTGGAAGGACCAACTAGTTCAAGCAGTACAGGCACGTCTGAGAAACTGGGAGTTCGTGTGTAACTTCTCCACCGTTTCATCAGACATAAAcatcaacatctctcactga